From Styela clava chromosome 6, kaStyClav1.hap1.2, whole genome shotgun sequence, one genomic window encodes:
- the LOC120334566 gene encoding zinc finger BED domain-containing protein 5-like: MRPTRLQRHLKTKHPAHQEKPLAFFQSKKDSFKKMRTCSINSFCQSPSADVVEASFEIAHMIAKQKKPHSIGETLIKPSILKAASLVLGEASSKKLAKISLSDSTIKTRIDEIAHDIELQVIEKIKLSPFFAIQCDETTDVANLCQLLVYVRFVGSSSIEEDMLLCKPLETTSKAEDVFKLVAEFFENNELKWDKLVGVCTDGAPAMIGSRSGFIARIKQKNSDVIGSHCVIHREALASKTLSTSMKDKLAIIIRTVNYIKTSAVNTRMFAKFCKDMDCNYENLLFHTNVRWLSKGNMLARVYEMRNELTLFLEAQEKYDLLLYFKSDEFVLVMAYLVDIFESLNKLNLLLQGRETNRITDYGFIRAYIAKLELWYRRAQQGNAASFPNLDTALDEKQIKLDGDFKSDIVSHLRLLKEEFERYFPDLNDTELPEWKLTRDPFRVDEDILPSNLQEEFLDMKFDSSAKDDFEAMPLTDFWAKYVRIYKRVGSVAIRTLLPFSSTYLCESGFSTLVNIKTKQRNKLQCESDMRCALSATVPRINYLFRKNRFTPLIDVICE; this comes from the coding sequence atgaggCCAACTCGCTTACAGCGACATCTTAAAACAAAGCACCCTGCACATCAGGAAAAACCTTTAgctttttttcaaagcaaaaaggattcattcaaaaaaatgaGGACTTGTAGcataaattcattttgtcaGTCGCCTTCTGCAGATGTAGTAGAAGCTTCTTTTGAAATTGCTCATATGATTGCGAAGCAGAAAAAACCGCACAGTATAGGGGAGACATTGATAAAACCGAGTATTTTAAAAGCTGCTAGTCTTGTTTTGGGAGAGGCGAGCAGTaagaaacttgcaaagatttctCTTTCGGATTCTACAATTAAAACAAGAATTGATGAGATTGCACACGACATTGAACTTCAGGTTATCGAAAAAATAAAGCTGTCGCCATTTTTCGCCATACAATGTGACGAAACTACTGATGTTGCCAACTTGTGTCAGTTGTTGGTATATGTCCGTTTTGTAGGATCAAGTTCAATTGAAGAAGACATGCTCCTTTGCAAACCTCTCGAGACGACCTCTAAAGCTGAAGATGTATTCAAACTTGTtgctgaattttttgaaaataatgaattgAAATGGGATAAACTTGTAGGGGTCTGCACTGACGGTGCGCCGGCTATGATAGGATCTCGTAGTGGATTTATTGccagaataaaacaaaaaaattccgaCGTTATTGGATCGCACTGTGTCATCCATCGAGAGGCTTTGGCTTCTAAGACTCTCTCTACTTCGATGAAAGATAAGCTTGCGATAATAATACGAACCGTCAACTACATTAAAACTAGTGCCGTCAATACACGAATGTTTGCCAAATTCTGTAAAGATATGGATTGTAATTACGAGAATCTGCTTTTCCATACAAATGTTCGGTGGCTATCGAAAGGAAACATGTTAGCACGTGTGTATGAGATGAGGAATGAGCTTACGCTATTTCTGGAAGCTCAGGAAAAATACGATCTTCTCCTTTATTTCAAATCAGATGAATTTGTGCTGGTCATGGCCTACCTTGTGGACATTTTTGAATCTCTGAATAAATTAAATCTACTATTACAAGGCAGAGAAACTAATCGAATAACTGACTACGGTTTCATTCGTGCTTACATAGCGAAGCTTGAATTATGGTATCGCCGAGCTCAACAAGGAAACGCGGCCTCATTCCCCAATCTCGATACTGCTCTTGACGAAAAACAAATCAAGCTTGATGGTGATTTCAAGAGCGATATTGTGTCCCACCTACGTCTTTTAAAAGAAGAATTTGAACGCTATTTTCCAGATTTGAATGACACAGAACTTCCAGAATGGAAACTCACAAGAGATCCATTTCGTGTCGATGAAGACATTCTTCCAAGCAACTTGCAAGAAGAATTTTTGGATATGAAATTTGATTCATCTGCAAAAGACGACTTTGAAGCCATGCCGCTAACCGACTTCTGGGCAAAATATGTACGCATATATAAGAGAGTAGGTAGCGTAGCAATACGCACTCTGCTTCCGTTTTCATCTACCTACCTTTGTGAAAGCGGGTTTTCTACTCTGGTGAATATAAAGACAAAACAACGGAATAAACTTCAATGTGAATCAGATATGAGATGTGCGTTATCTGCTACAGTTCCTCGAATTAATTACTTGTTTCGCAAAAACAGATTCACCCCTCTCATTGACGTTATTTGTGAATAA